A segment of the Filifactor alocis ATCC 35896 genome:
GTGTTGATTCCAATCACTCGTCCGGAAGCATCCAACAACGGTCCCCCGCTGTTCCCTCTGTTGATTGCCGCTGAAGTTTGAATCAAATGATCCATCGTTACTTTTTCGGTTCGTCCTGTGTAAGCTGAAGTCGAATTTACAGTCAAAGTTCGATTCAATCCGCTGATAATTCCTTCTGTCATGGTTCTTTGGTAATCAAGTCCCAACGGATTTCCAATCGCAATTGCCAAATCTCCCACTTCCAACTTGTCACTATCTCCAAGTTCCATTGCCTGTAGTCCTGTTCGTGCAATTTTTACCACTGCCAAATCCAAAGAACTTTCTCCCCAAATCACCGTTCCTGTCTCTTTTGTTCCGTCAGGTAACAATATGTTGGCTTGATTGTTCTTTGCGCCTTCGACAACATGATAGTTGGTCAAAATATATCCGTTTTTATCTACGATAATCCCTGTTCCGACTCCTGTTGCCGGATAGGTAAAACCGAAATAATCACTCACTTCCGATGTTGTTTGCACTCCGACAACAGATGGCATTGCCTTTTTTGCCACAGCTTTATAAATATTATCTGTTGAAGTCTGCACATAAGTTACCTTGTCTGCTGAAACATCCGCACTCTCTACTTCATTTTGTATCTGATTCGAAAGCTCCTTTCCCATGCTTGTCTTTTGTATCAACTGCGGCATACACAAGAAGGTAAGCATAGATCCTACAAGAACTCCTGCAACCGCTGACATAAACGCAGATTTTTTTGCACTCATCGTCGTTTCCTCCTCTTTCTTCTTTCTAAAAAAGATAAATTTTTATAAGATATATTGTTCCGAAACACAATCTCGAAGAAGAACGCTCAATTCAACATCTTTTTCTGTAATCAGTTGTTCTTTCATCATCTCAGAAACCACTTGTTGTGCTAACATCGGATGATTGTTTTCCTTGCTTAAGTGTGCCAATGCTATTCTGGTGATTCCCGATTGCACAAGAAAAACAGATAATTTCCCCGCATCTTCATTGCTCAAATGCCCTTGATTGGAACGAAGTCTTGACTTGAGTGCATAAGGATATCCGCTGTATCGCAACAGTTCATCATCATAATTGGATTCCAATACAACAAGCTCGGAACCTTGCAATGCATCGATTACCTCTTCTGTCACATAACCCAAATCCGTTGCTATAGAAATCTTCTTTCTTCCGTCTGTAATTGTAAAGCCACAAGGCTCCAATGCATCATGCAAAACAGAATAAGCGTCCAATTGTATCGTTCCTACCTCTACAGAGTCTCCGATTTCAATTATTTTTTTGTTTTTTTCAACAATATTTCCAAGACCCTCTTCCATTCCTCTCCATGTTCCTTCTGTCGCATAAACCGGAATGTCATATCGCCTGCTCAAAATCCCAACCCCTTTGATATGGTCAAGATGTTCATGTGTTACAAAAATTCCTTGAATATCTTTGAGCTCTTGAGAGTGTTCCAAAAGATTTTTTTCAATCTTTTTTCCGCTCAAGCCTGCATCTATCAAAATTTTTGTACTTCCGTCTGATATAAAGTGACAGTTCCCGGAACTCCCACTCGAAACTGAAATGTATTGCATTTCCTTCTCCTCACTATATCTTATAATGTCATTTTATTCATATTCTGTGGAATATATTTAAAAAATATTTTCAAAAAAAGTAATAAAACTCGTCCAAATTTGTAAAAATTATTTTGGTGATGTTATCAACTGTTTTACCAATATTTTGTTAAACTATCAAATTTGTTTTTGTATAAAACAGCAGCCACAAAACGAAACTTCATCTAAAACATATATTTATTGTAAATCATTAAAGATAGTTTTGCCACTCTTTTTTGAAAAATCAACCCTTTTACACATAAAGATACCCTAAAAACAAACCATCACACAAAGAAATAGAGCCTCTGTCTATAGACGGCAGATAACAATTCTCTCATCCTAATATCGTTTTCGAATTTTTTATCGTACAAATCACGATCTATCTACCGATTAGAAAAAACAAAAAACATCCGCTGCATTATTGATATAAACAGTATTTCATCAATCTATGCTTGACAGCACTTTGCTCAAATTTTCATTTATTTGTTTCCCGATACCCTCATTGGTATTATTTTTTATCACAATCATTACTCAACAGTCTTTACTGTTCAAAAATATTCTTTATACTAAAACTCAATAGAATGATTTCATTATTCCCTAAAAAATGAAGTGTTTCAGATACTTGAAAAAGTTATGGACAGACTCTGCGACAGTATAAATATACTGATGAATGGAAAAATCTAAAGTATAAACTTATAGAGATTGGTTCAATCATTTAATTGACTTTCCATATTACTTTATACGCAAAAATGCCCCTAAGAAAAACTTAACATCGTTCTTAAGGGCATTTCTTTTATTTTTTCAACATTGCACAACAATCCGAAACAGAATCTTTTATGTTTCTCTTTATCAAATTTCAGTTGCTGTAAAAAATTTCTACTGCAAAACAACTTATTTAATCACATCTACTCCCATATACGGTCTCAATACTTCAGGAACCACTACACTCCCGTCCGATTGTTGGTAATTTTCCAAAATAGCTGCTACGGTACGACCGATTGCCACTCCGGAACCGTTCAATGTATGGACAAATTCAGGTTTGTCTTCTTTACTTCGTTTGAAGCGGATATTCGCTCTTCTTGATTGGAAATCTTCAAAATTGGAACAAGAAGAAATCTCAACATAACGACCATAGCTTGGCATCCATACCTCCAAATCATATTTAAACGCCGCTGTAAAACCCAAATCTCCGGAACAAATTTGAACCACTCGATATGGAAGTCCTAATTTTTGAAGAACAGATTCCGCATCTTGTACCAAAGTTTCCAATTCTGCATAAGAATCCTCCGGCTTTGTAAATTTCACCAACTCTACTTTTTGAAATTGATGTTGACGAATCAATCCTCTTGTATCTCTCCCTGCTGAGCCTGCCTCTGCCCTGAAACAAGGTGTATAGGAACAATATTTTGTCGTCAAATCTTCCGCTTTCATAATTTCATCACGATGGATGTTTGTAACAGGTACTTCTGCTGTCGGTACCAAATAATAATCCAACCCTTCCAGACGGAACATGTCTTCTTCAAACTTCGGCAACTGTCCTGTTCCGATAAAGCTTCTTGCATTTGCAATAAAAGGCGGTAACATTTCCGTATATCCGTTTTCAGCTGTATGTGTATTCAAGAAAAAGTTGATGATGGAACGTTCCAATCTTGCACCCAAATCACGATATAAAGTGAAACGAGAACCCGTAATTTTACTTCCGCGGTCAAAATCTAAAATATTCAAATCTGTCCCGATATCCCAGTGAGCTTTCGCCTCAAAGTCAAATTTTGGAACTTCTCCCCATTTTCTGACTTCTTTGTTGTCTTCATCTGTTTCTCCGTGAATCACTTTTTCGTTCGGAACATTCGGAATACAAAGCATTTTTTGATACAAAATATCTTCTGTCTCTTTTACTCTCACATCCAAATCCGAAATCGCATCGGATAATCGTTTCAGTTCTGCCATCAATGCTGTTGTGTCTTTTCCTTCTTTTTTGTATTGCGGAATTTGTTTCGATTTTGTTTTTTGTTCATTTTTCATCGCTTCCACTTTTTGAAGATATTCAATTCTGTGATTGTCCAATTCCACTACTTCGTCCAAAGAAAAATCTTTTTCTCCGCGAATCTGCATTCTTTCCTTAATTACATCCAAATCTTTTTTAATTCTCTTAATGTCTAACATTGTTCTTCCTCCCTTTATCATAATATAAAAAACCTTCGCTCTAATACATACTATGTATTAGGACGAAGGTAAAATTTTCGCGGTACCACCTAATTTGATTATCTGCTAATCCAACTCATTAAGATTAACGCTCTTATCACGTTTTGGTTATCCCAAAAAGCTCCAAAGTGGATTCTAAGAGTTTCTTCACAGATTTTCACCAACCATCTGCTCTCTACAAAAGAACATCTCCTATACTGGTCTTCTTCTAAGCTATGAAGTCACTATATCACGATTTCTTTTTTTTGTAAAGCACTACATTTTGAAACAAGGTTTCTGTCCTTTGTTGAATAATACTATCCAAGCGAGTCATTTTCTAAAATAAACAGTATGTCAGACAACATGCTTATACTGTAAGCTTAAAGAAACGAGGATGGGTATCTTAACGTAACTTCCAATTCAAAAACTAAAATGCAGGTACTACTCCGCCATTGTAATGTTCTGCAATAAATGCTTTTACATCTTCACTTTGTAACACTTCAACTAACTTTTTAACTGCTTCACTGTCTTTGTTATCTTCTCTTGTTGTAATGATATTTGCATATGGAGATTCAGAACCTTCAAGTACTCTATCTTCTCCTGTTGCAGTTAACAACAACGCATCTGTGGTTGGAACTAAACTTGATTCAATCGCATAGTTTCCGTTGATGACAGCTCCGTCCACTTCTTCCAAAATTCTTGGTAGCTGTGCCGCTTCAACAGGTTTAAATGTGAAGTTTTTTGCGTTCTCTACAATATCTTTTTCAGTAGCTTCCAAGCCTGCTTGATCAGATAATTTAATGATACCTTTAGATTGTAACAAAATCAATGCACGTCCACAGTTTGTAGGATCGTTTGGAATTGCAATTGTTGCTCCGTCAGAAAGTTCGTCTACTGATTTTACTTTTTTAGAATATAATGCAAGTGGCTCTACATGGATGTTTCCCACAGATACCAACTTTGTTCCGTTGCTTTCGTTGTAGCTTTCTAAATATGGTAAATGTTGGAAAAAGTTTGCATCCAATTGACCGTCTGCAAGAGCTGCATTTGGTTGTACATAGTCAGTAAAAGTTACAATCTCCAATTTTACACCTTGTTCTTCCAATTTAGGTGCTACAAATTTTAATAATTCTTCGTGAGGAATCGGTGTTGCTCCTACTTTCAATACTACCGGAGTTCCTCCTGCGTCTGTTGCTGTTGCCTCTTGATCTGTTTTTTGACCACAACCTGCCAATGTTGCTGTTAATACAAGTCCTGCTAAAAATAATGTTGTTAATTTCTTCATGTTTTTCCCCTTCCTAATTTTTAAAAATTTTTTATTTATAATTCGTTTTGATACCTGTTTAAGATAAATTTTTATTCAAACACGATTTAATGACTAAATTGTCATTATCGTTGTTCAAGCATCAATCTCTGTTTTATACTCTTTAACTATCTTTAGCTATTTTTTTAACTTTATCCCTCTACACTCTATTCTTGCAAAAATCCAAGTGCATAACTGACATGAACCTGTGTTGCTATCGGCAATGCTCGTTCATCAATATCGAATTTTTCATGATGATGCGGATACCAAGTTCGTTCATCCGTTGGATTCTTAGTTCCCACATGCAAGAACGCGCCGGGCAAATACTCCAAATAATCGGCAAAATCTTCTCCACCTAAACTGGAAACTGCTTGATTAACAATATTTTCCGTTCCAATAATCGGTGCCAATACTTTTCTTGCCAAATCCATACCCGCCTTGTCATTCACCAATGCCGGTGAAGCTGCAAAATTATGAAATACAGCTGTTGCTCCATAAATTTTTGCTGTTTCTTGTGCCACATATTCTATCTCTTGCAGAGCAAATTCTCTTGTTTTTGAATCGAAACATCTCAAAGTACCCTTTAAGATACCCTTTCCGGCCAAGATATTGTATTTTGTGCCTGCATGAAGTTCTCCAATTGCAATCAAAATGGGATCTAACGGATTGATTCTTCTGGATACAATACTCTGCAACGAAACTGCAATATGTGCCGATGCAAGCAAGGCATCTTTCCCCTGATGGGGTTTTGCACAATGCGAACTTTCTCCGAACACTTCAATATCAAAAATATCACAAGATGCACTTCGAGGTCCTTCTACTGCCAACACTTTTCCAACTTCCGACGGAGAATGTAGATGGATTCCAAAAATGAAATCCCCTCCTTCCAGATATCCTCCGTTGATAAATTGTTTTGCACCTCGTCCAATCTCTTCTGCAGCTTGGAAAACAAATTTGACGGTTCCTTTAAATTCTCTATCTTTCAAAATTTTAACTGCTCCCAACAATGCCGCAGTGTGTCCGTCATGTCCGCAAGAATGATTCAATCCCTCTTCTTGTGAACAATATGACGCTCCTGTTCTATCTGGCATCTCCAAAGCATCCATATCAGCCCGCAAAAAAATTGTTTTTCCTTCTCCTTTTGTTCCTTTGAGTTCTGCCAAAATTCCTGTTTCTTCCACTTCGACAAAAGGAACATTCCACTCTTTTAACAAATTTTTGATAAAAGCGGAAGTCTTGTACTCTTTTAAACTGGGCTCCGGATGTGTATGAAAATGTCGTCTCCAAGCAATAATCTGTTCTGATAATTCCTTTACATCATCATCCAAATGAACAGACTCTAAACATAAATTTTGTTCCAAAATTCCTCCTCCTTTCGCATCTATCACAATTTATGACATCACTTTTTGAACACAATAAGAATTTTGCCAAGCATGTGCTTTAAATGAATCATCCAAAAAATATTTTTTGATTGTTACTATTTGATTGTTACTAAGAGTCTTTTTTGTTCTGACATTCAAAATTTCTTCATCTCATGAAGCATAAATTCTTCTTTGCTCGGTAACGCATTATTTTTCTTCTTCCGGCATAGATAAGCTCCTCAAAAAAAAGTCCTTTTTACCCATATCACTACAGATAAAAAGGACGAATTATCGCGTTACCACCTTTTGTTTATCAAAATATCACTATTTTGACCTCTACCGGTACTTGATTTCTCGTCATACCGTCGTGCTGTAACGGGCACTTCCCGTTGTAATCTAATCATTCGACCACAATGCTCCAAGACCATCTTCTATTTGATTTGTATTGATCACTTTCACCTGACTGACCTCTCTGCAAAATCTTCCTCAAATATACTCTTCTCTTCATCACAATCCTATGAACTTATAGCAAAGTATATCACAATTATTTAAATTGTCAACTTTAAATTTCAATATTTTTATCTAAAGGTTTTTCTAATTTTCCACCAAACTATACATAAACTTATAATCGTTTTCTGTCATTCCCATACTTTCAGAAGAAAACACAGACAGAGGAAGCTTATTCTCAAACTTCGTTAAACCTTTCCCCTCTTCATATACTCTGAGTTCATCATAAGTGTTACCCAAGAATCCATCAATTCCATCAACATGTGTTGTTACGTTATAACATGTATTTCCGGAAGCGGATTTGTACACATCCACAATCTCAGAATGCGCGGTATAAGTTTTGCCTCGGAAAATAAATTCTTCTTCCCATTTATTCCCTCTCTCCAAAGGAAACTTTAATACACTTTGCTCTTCCACTGCAGAATTCATCAAATGAAGAGAATCATATGTTCCAAACTCCTTTGATTTTTCTACTCTGCAAACAGCACCATCTTCCGACAACTCATACACCATCTTAAAGGTTCTGTCATTCGGATCGTCTCCCTCTCCGTCAATCATATATCCTTGATAAACAAGAGTCGTCTTTCCGTCTTTTTCTTCTCTTTTTTCAAACTTTAAAGAATATCCAAACTCTGAATATCCATGATAAAAATGTTCTTCTCCGTCTTGCGGGAAAATTTGTGCCAATGTTTCTGTTTTTTCCTGTCCTTGTGACGACGAACTCGGATTTGTAGGAACAGGCGGTTCAGGATTTTCATTGTTTTTGTCACAACCTGCAAACAATCCCAATACCAAACATATGCTTACCATAAGTGTCATCCACTTTATTTTTTTCATAATATTCTCCTTTCAAAAAGTATTCCTACTTCTTTTCAGCGAAAAAGTCTTACTCTCTTTTTCTAACAAATGTCTGTCAATAGATTCTTATTAAAATTTTATCATCCTAAGTATATTGTACTCTATTCTTATGGAATAAGCTTTACAATTTAGAAACAAAAAGAATCATCTTTTTCAAAATTGTTTTTTCGTAACCTGCTTGCTACTATGTTTCTTACAAAAGTTTTCGTTTCTATTCTTACCACATCTTATCACAAAAATCACTCTTGTTGTTTTTATATACCATCAAAGTGTTGCATCACTTATCACAGTTTTCCCGACAATCAGTTCCATCACCTCTTTGTTTTTTTATTGTTCTTGTTCAAATTATACTATATCATGTTTTTCAAAAAGAACAAGGGCGAAAAAATCCGCTCTGTATTTTATCGAAAGAAAAATCAGATTACAACCTTACAAGATACAAACTTGCCTCTTGTATGATATGAGCTGTTTTACTCACATTTTCAGAAGAAATTAACTTTGAGATTTTAGAACAATTTACCACTTTTATAATATATTTCTCATTTGTACTACATTTCTCCAAAAAGTGATAAAATAAGAAAGATATATCATATTTAATGCTTGAAATCCCAATGGATTAGTAAGTTTTTATCAACACTTTTTGTCCTATAGGCCACATTTCACGAAATCAAATCACAAAAAAGAGTTGGACTTTTTGCCAACTCTTTCCATATTTTCACAAGATGCTATGCACCATACTTCGAAGTGTTTCAATTGTCTGTTTCGTAAAAAACTACTCATCATCAGCACTCCCACAACACACAGAAGACATTACTTATTGCTGCTTCCTTCCAGACCTGACAAGGTTCATAAGCTCCTATTGCATGGGACCAACGAATCAACATAATTCTCTTCCGGCATAACAACCAAGATGCCCCTCTGTATGGAATTCAACCCTGCTAAAGCGGATTGCAGGTTACAAGGCACCGCTAACTCCCCGTCTAGCATAGCAAACTCATTTTATCAAATTCCTATCTATCCGTCAATCTATTTTATAAAGATACTTATCTTAGCTTCTCTATCGCATCTTTTAAGACATCCTTCGGTAAAGCACCTTGAGAATACCCAACGATATTACCTTCTTTATCCAAGATAAAAGTGGTTGGAAAAGCACCGACTTGATAATCTGCAAAAATACTTCCGGACGAATTCATCATTGTAGGAAAATCAAATGCTTTTCCCTTTATAAATTCCTTTAATTCACTCTCCGTTACATCAGCTGATTGTAAAAAATCATCCGACTTCGGGTTCGTTACTCCCAAAATAATCACATCTTTACTGTTCTGTCCATATTCCTGATAAAGTTCTTCGATATCCGGTAATTCTGCATTACAAGGGCCGCACCAACTTGCCCAAAAATTCAACAATACAACCTTTCCCCTGTATTGCTCTAAAGTATGGA
Coding sequences within it:
- a CDS encoding MetQ/NlpA family ABC transporter substrate-binding protein — translated: MKKLTTLFLAGLVLTATLAGCGQKTDQEATATDAGGTPVVLKVGATPIPHEELLKFVAPKLEEQGVKLEIVTFTDYVQPNAALADGQLDANFFQHLPYLESYNESNGTKLVSVGNIHVEPLALYSKKVKSVDELSDGATIAIPNDPTNCGRALILLQSKGIIKLSDQAGLEATEKDIVENAKNFTFKPVEAAQLPRILEEVDGAVINGNYAIESSLVPTTDALLLTATGEDRVLEGSESPYANIITTREDNKDSEAVKKLVEVLQSEDVKAFIAEHYNGGVVPAF
- the serS gene encoding serine--tRNA ligase, translated to MLDIKRIKKDLDVIKERMQIRGEKDFSLDEVVELDNHRIEYLQKVEAMKNEQKTKSKQIPQYKKEGKDTTALMAELKRLSDAISDLDVRVKETEDILYQKMLCIPNVPNEKVIHGETDEDNKEVRKWGEVPKFDFEAKAHWDIGTDLNILDFDRGSKITGSRFTLYRDLGARLERSIINFFLNTHTAENGYTEMLPPFIANARSFIGTGQLPKFEEDMFRLEGLDYYLVPTAEVPVTNIHRDEIMKAEDLTTKYCSYTPCFRAEAGSAGRDTRGLIRQHQFQKVELVKFTKPEDSYAELETLVQDAESVLQKLGLPYRVVQICSGDLGFTAAFKYDLEVWMPSYGRYVEISSCSNFEDFQSRRANIRFKRSKEDKPEFVHTLNGSGVAIGRTVAAILENYQQSDGSVVVPEVLRPYMGVDVIK
- a CDS encoding amidohydrolase translates to MEQNLCLESVHLDDDVKELSEQIIAWRRHFHTHPEPSLKEYKTSAFIKNLLKEWNVPFVEVEETGILAELKGTKGEGKTIFLRADMDALEMPDRTGASYCSQEEGLNHSCGHDGHTAALLGAVKILKDREFKGTVKFVFQAAEEIGRGAKQFINGGYLEGGDFIFGIHLHSPSEVGKVLAVEGPRSASCDIFDIEVFGESSHCAKPHQGKDALLASAHIAVSLQSIVSRRINPLDPILIAIGELHAGTKYNILAGKGILKGTLRCFDSKTREFALQEIEYVAQETAKIYGATAVFHNFAASPALVNDKAGMDLARKVLAPIIGTENIVNQAVSSLGGEDFADYLEYLPGAFLHVGTKNPTDERTWYPHHHEKFDIDERALPIATQVHVSYALGFLQE
- a CDS encoding S1C family serine protease, whose product is MSAKKSAFMSAVAGVLVGSMLTFLCMPQLIQKTSMGKELSNQIQNEVESADVSADKVTYVQTSTDNIYKAVAKKAMPSVVGVQTTSEVSDYFGFTYPATGVGTGIIVDKNGYILTNYHVVEGAKNNQANILLPDGTKETGTVIWGESSLDLAVVKIARTGLQAMELGDSDKLEVGDLAIAIGNPLGLDYQRTMTEGIISGLNRTLTVNSTSAYTGRTEKVTMDHLIQTSAAINRGNSGGPLLDASGRVIGINTLKEGTGEALGFAIPINSAKPIIEQVITTGKVEKVVLGIKGQDMDVVEQLSGNNYGAEEGGAFVFSVIEHSPADKAGLKGEDVIIQIEDKKITGMQDISKALFSYKKGDRVKVTVIRDKTKKVIEVEF
- a CDS encoding MBL fold metallo-hydrolase, translating into MQYISVSSGSSGNCHFISDGSTKILIDAGLSGKKIEKNLLEHSQELKDIQGIFVTHEHLDHIKGVGILSRRYDIPVYATEGTWRGMEEGLGNIVEKNKKIIEIGDSVEVGTIQLDAYSVLHDALEPCGFTITDGRKKISIATDLGYVTEEVIDALQGSELVVLESNYDDELLRYSGYPYALKSRLRSNQGHLSNEDAGKLSVFLVQSGITRIALAHLSKENNHPMLAQQVVSEMMKEQLITEKDVELSVLLRDCVSEQYIL